The following DNA comes from Teredinibacter haidensis.
GTGTATTTCCCGATGCGGAAGGCAAAATGAACCTCAGCCTAAAGGAGACTTACGGTGAGCTATTGGTTATCTCCCAGTTCACCCTGGCTGCCGATACCCGTAAAGGTCTAAGGCCCAGTTTTTCGAGTGCTGCGGTACCCGAACAGGCACAAGCCCTTTTCGACCAGTTTGTGAATTATTTAAAAAAGGTCCACCCAATCGTAGAAACCGGCCAATTCGCAGCGGATATGAAAGTCACTCTACTTAACGACGGGCCAGTTACCTTTTTACTTGAAATGTAAATCGGCTGCGCCATCTGCTAGACTCCGAGAACCACATTAAACTGAGAAAATAGCGAGAGAAAGCACGCAGAAAATCAAAATAAATGGATTCGCTATCTGCAATCTTTTTGATGTTTGGTTTAGCACTGCGTGCAACTATATATTTAAAACAAATTATTCATGGGGGCAGATAAGCCTGCACCGTTACCCCTACCTGGCTTCTACGGTTTTCGCTACCGAGTAATGCGCATAAGAATCGCTTTATTTGATCGTTAAGAGCCGGAGATTCAATTTTTTAAGTGTATGAGTGGCTTACTATGAAACTTAATTGCGATCTCGGAGAAGGGCTGGACCAAGTCGACGCGCTGATAATGCCGCATATTCATATGGCCAATATCGCCTGTGGAGGCCATGCAGGAGATGAACTCTCGATGAAGCGTTGCATTTCTCTGGCTCTGAATTACGGAGTTAGCATCGGCGCGCATCCAGGCTACGAAGACAGAGCCAATATGGGGCGGAAATCCATCGCCCAAAGTAAAGGGGCGCTGCAACAAAGCTTTCTGAAACAGGTCGATCAACTTCAGGAGATCTGTATTGAGTTGGGCACCACCATTCGCCACATCAAACCTCACGGCGCGCTCTACAACGATATGATGCGAGACCCGGACATTATGCATACCATCGTAGAAAGCTGTGCAGAGCATTACCCTACCCTGCCACTGGTTATTCAAGCTACACTGCTCAACGACAATAACACGGAAATTGCACAACAATATTCTCACTATCTTATGTACGAGGGCTTTGCCGACCGGCGCTATACCTTTGAGGGCTATCTCGTATCGCGCACACACCCAAATGCACTTCTAGAAACCACAGAGGCCATTATTGAACAGGCCGAGAATCTCAGCCACAAAGGCGGTGTTTATGCCGAAAACGGCGAGTGGCTTCCCCTGAGTATCGATACACTCTGTGTACACAGTGATACTCCTAGAGCTGTGGACGCCCTATTAGCCATCAGCCAACGCTTTTACCAAAGCTAATGTCGCAGCCGTTTCCCCATATTGAAAGGCTAAACGAAAATAGCCTTATTATTTATTTCGCCCTCACTCCCGGCAACGCGATCACCCGCCAGATACGCTTTTATTGGCAAAGCATTGAGAAAAACCTGGGTCACCTGCTGAGCAATAGCGTACCAGCCAATACCAGCCTACTATTGGAGTTTGATGATACACAAACTGATTTTCGATCAGTTCGCGTGCAGGTTGAGCGTCTGCTGCAGTTACCTTTCCAACAGAATGCCGTCGATGAAAAACTGTATACGAACCACCACATAATACCGGTTCTCTATCACCAGGATGTTGCTCCTGACCTGGAATCCGTGGCTCAACTTCACGGTATAACCATTAATGAACTGGTGAAGTTTCATTGCAACAGAAGCTACACCGTATTTTCTGTGGGTTTTGTTCCCGGCTTCGCTTATATGGGCGACGTAGCGTCTCAAATTGCCACCCCCAGACAAACAAGCCCTCGCACAGAAGTCGCCGGTGGCAGTGTGGGCATTGCCGAACAGCAAACCGGGATTTATCCACGCTCTTCACCGGGAGGCTGGAATATTATTGGCCGCACCCCCATCACCGTTCTACAGCCGTTGAATAACAGCAACGCCGAACCCGAATCGTCATGCCTTTTTAAAACCGGCGATCAGGTTTCTTTTACCTCCATCGATAAAACAGAATTCAACCGCTTAAGCACAGCCAATGACCAATAACACTGAGCAAAAAGCCCTCGCCACCTTGAATAAAACCGGATCTCTCTGCTTACTGGTCGATCGAGGGCGACGTCGTTGCCAGCATTTTGGCTTATGCAGTGGCGGTGCCGTCGATGCCTACGCTTGGCATTGGGCCAATAAACTTATCGACAATAACCCCAACTCGGCAACACTGGAAATCACCCTCGGACCATGTGACATTACCTTTAGCCATGCTACGCGCATAGCCCTCTGTGGGGCAGAGGCAAACGCCACGCTATCGGGTCGCGCTCTACCGCCCTGGAGCAGTACACGAGTCGCTGCAGGGGATAAGCTTAGTGTTAAACAGGCAAAAAGCGGATTGCGAGCGTATCTCGCCATCGAGGGAGGCTTTACCAATAG
Coding sequences within:
- the dtd gene encoding D-aminoacyl-tRNA deacylase; this encodes MKLLIQRVSHASVEVKSETLGTIGQGILAFVGIEKHDTPELLFKMANRLLAYRVFPDAEGKMNLSLKETYGELLVISQFTLAADTRKGLRPSFSSAAVPEQAQALFDQFVNYLKKVHPIVETGQFAADMKVTLLNDGPVTFLLEM
- a CDS encoding 5-oxoprolinase subunit PxpA; the protein is MKLNCDLGEGLDQVDALIMPHIHMANIACGGHAGDELSMKRCISLALNYGVSIGAHPGYEDRANMGRKSIAQSKGALQQSFLKQVDQLQEICIELGTTIRHIKPHGALYNDMMRDPDIMHTIVESCAEHYPTLPLVIQATLLNDNNTEIAQQYSHYLMYEGFADRRYTFEGYLVSRTHPNALLETTEAIIEQAENLSHKGGVYAENGEWLPLSIDTLCVHSDTPRAVDALLAISQRFYQS
- a CDS encoding 5-oxoprolinase subunit B family protein; its protein translation is MSQPFPHIERLNENSLIIYFALTPGNAITRQIRFYWQSIEKNLGHLLSNSVPANTSLLLEFDDTQTDFRSVRVQVERLLQLPFQQNAVDEKLYTNHHIIPVLYHQDVAPDLESVAQLHGITINELVKFHCNRSYTVFSVGFVPGFAYMGDVASQIATPRQTSPRTEVAGGSVGIAEQQTGIYPRSSPGGWNIIGRTPITVLQPLNNSNAEPESSCLFKTGDQVSFTSIDKTEFNRLSTANDQ